The proteins below come from a single Micropterus dolomieu isolate WLL.071019.BEF.003 ecotype Adirondacks linkage group LG05, ASM2129224v1, whole genome shotgun sequence genomic window:
- the LOC123970569 gene encoding leucine-rich repeat-containing protein 52-like produces the protein MRLLPEPSAQSFRILFLFIFVMGVTPSPALTAGCPDRCVCDDQLVVQCAGQELTVFPNDLPLATRQLIISNNRIGDLPALQLNYLSDLVYLDCSNNSLTEISESTFGNLRKLAYLDLSFNTLLQIEDRTFGPLASLVMLRLTDNPCLGEIHPDAFSENMALQVLDVSRNNLTALNISSLIALPALRSLGLSGNPWSCDCDTEDLCLWVQIEGFKFQDEGQTVCHNPPELAGQRLAEVGMQLRADCHQGLGYWDYLFFIAIGFVIFSAGTVSAWVMGVLMVLYERYSKRKSEDMDSDDEEDRAGMGGGGGGGGGGGGGNQGNGDLSKPSMQV, from the exons ATGCGTCTGTTGCCTGAGCCCAGCGCCCAGTCCTTCCGTatcctcttcctctttatctTCGTGATGGGGGTGACCCCTTCCCCGGCTCTCACAGCCGGCTGCCCAGACAGGTGCGTGTGCGACGATCAGCTGGTGGTCCAGTGCGCCGGGCAGGAGCTCACCGTGTTCCCCAATGACCTGCCCTTAGCAACCCGGCAGCTCATCATCTCCAACAACCGCATCGGGGACCTTCCGGCGCTGCAGCTCAACTACCTGTCCGACCTGGTCTATCTGGACTGCAGCAACAACTCTCTGACCGAGATCTCCGAGTCCACATTTGGGAATTTGCGAAAACTCGCATACCTGGACTTGTCGTTCAACACTTTGCTGCAGATCGAGGACCGGACTTTCGGGCCCCTGGCGTCTCTGGTCATGCTCCGGCTGACGGATAACCCGTGTCTGGGGGAGATCCACCCAGATGCCTTCTCGGAGAACATGGCTCTGCAGGTGCTGGATGTGAGCCGGAACAACCTGACGGCCCTCAACATCAGCAGCCTGATCGCCCTCCCTGCTCTGCGGTCTCTGGGGCTCAGCGGCAACCCCTGGAGTTGCGACTGTGACACGGAGGACCTCTGCCTCTGGGTGCAGATAGAGGGCTTCAAGTTCCAAG aTGAAGGCCAGACAGTTTGCCACAATCCCCCAGAGCTGGCGGGCCAGCGGTTGGCGGAGGTCGGCATGCAGCTGCGGGCAGACTGCCATCAAGGCCTGGGCTACTGGGACTACCTCTTCTTCATCGCCATCGGCTTTGTCATCTTCTCGGCCGGTACAGTGTCAGCCTGGGTGATGGGCGTGCTCATGGTGCTGTACGAGCGCTACAGCAAAAGGAAGAGCGAGGACATGGACAGCGACGACGAGGAGGATAGAGCAGGGATGggcggaggaggtggaggaggtggaggaggaggaggagggaaccAGGGGAATGGGGATCTGAGCAAGCCCAGCATGCAGGTGTGA